The Burkholderia mallei ATCC 23344 genome has a window encoding:
- a CDS encoding alpha-hydroxy acid oxidase, with amino-acid sequence MSTVTSSPIVEASRPAASAAATPRALRGVLSLHDFEARARRALPRPIFGYVGGAAEDNRTRDDNRAAFDEYGFVTRVLRDVSQRQQGVELFGRRYASPFGIAPMGINALSTYRGDIVLARAAQHAGIASIMSGSSLIPLEDVAAAAPDTWFQAYLPGDAGRIRALVERVARAGYRTLVVTVDIPVSANRENNVRSGFSTPLRPSPRLFWDGLTRPRWLLGTFARTLLAHGMPHFENSFATRGAPILSANVLRDFSARDHLSWAHVRQIREQWAGELVIKGVLSVEDARIAREAGADGIILSNHGGRQLDGAVSPMRILRDVVQAVGNGYPVMIDSGFRRGSDVLKAVALGARMVFVGRPFNYAAAVAGEAGVAHAIRLLREEVDRNLAMLGANGCDALTPDMLIRKR; translated from the coding sequence ATGAGCACTGTCACCTCTTCTCCCATCGTCGAAGCGAGCCGGCCCGCGGCCAGCGCCGCCGCCACGCCGCGCGCGCTGCGGGGTGTCCTGAGCCTGCACGACTTCGAAGCGAGGGCGCGCCGCGCGCTGCCGCGCCCGATCTTCGGCTACGTCGGCGGCGCGGCCGAAGACAACCGCACCCGCGACGACAACCGAGCCGCCTTCGACGAATACGGCTTCGTCACGCGCGTGCTGCGCGACGTCTCGCAGCGGCAGCAGGGTGTCGAGCTGTTCGGCCGGCGCTACGCGTCGCCGTTCGGCATCGCGCCGATGGGCATCAACGCGCTGTCGACGTATCGCGGCGACATCGTGCTCGCGCGCGCCGCGCAGCACGCGGGGATCGCGTCGATCATGAGCGGCTCGTCGCTGATTCCGCTCGAAGACGTGGCCGCCGCCGCGCCCGACACGTGGTTCCAGGCCTACCTGCCGGGCGATGCCGGGCGCATCCGCGCGCTCGTCGAGCGCGTCGCGCGCGCCGGCTACCGGACGCTCGTCGTCACCGTCGACATTCCGGTGTCGGCGAACCGCGAAAACAACGTGCGCAGCGGCTTCTCCACGCCGCTGCGCCCGAGCCCGCGCCTGTTCTGGGACGGGCTGACGCGGCCGCGCTGGCTGTTGGGCACGTTCGCGCGCACGTTGCTCGCGCACGGCATGCCGCATTTCGAGAATTCGTTCGCGACGCGCGGCGCGCCGATTCTTTCCGCCAACGTGCTGCGCGACTTTTCCGCGCGCGACCATCTGAGCTGGGCGCACGTGCGGCAAATCCGCGAGCAATGGGCGGGCGAGCTCGTGATCAAGGGCGTGCTCAGCGTCGAGGACGCGCGGATCGCGCGCGAGGCGGGCGCCGACGGCATCATCCTGTCCAACCACGGCGGCCGCCAGCTGGACGGCGCCGTATCGCCGATGCGGATCCTGCGCGACGTGGTGCAGGCTGTCGGCAACGGGTATCCGGTGATGATCGACAGCGGTTTTCGCCGGGGCTCGGACGTGCTGAAGGCCGTGGCGCTCGGCGCGCGGATGGTGTTCGTCGGACGGCCGTTCAACTATGCGGCCGCGGTGGCGGGCGAGGCCGGCGTCGCGCATGCGATCCGCCTGCTGCGCGAAGAGGTGGACCGGAATCTGGCGATGCTGGGCGCGAACGGCTGCGACGCGCTGACGCCCGACATGCTGATTCGCAAGCGCTGA
- a CDS encoding S10 family peptidase has translation MSIDSTSSGGAQPLHHGANGSVHAPPPVIVAPKDDGDQPFFDPVAYGNGPDDSVTDTTEAAAITHHTVRIDGRTIAYTAAAGHLVTVDPSSSQPDAKIFYVAFTQDGQQEQTRPVTFFYNGGPGSSAVFVLLGSFAPRRIRTSMPSFTPPAPYRMEDNPDSLLDKSDLVFINPVGTGYSAAIAPRKNRDFWGVDQDANSIKQFIKRYLTKHNRWNSPKYLFGESYGTARSCVLAYKLHEDGVDLNGITLQSSILDYRQAGNPVGALPTAAADAWYHKRLGVAPTPTDLGAFVEEVAQFARTDYLGALRKFPQADAAVVKKLSDYTGIDTTTLLSWSLDIAGYDARGNALFLTTLLKAQGLALGAYDGRVTGIESGIAGRIDPNSGGNDPTMTAVSGVYTAMWNTYLNEQLKYTSNSSFTDLNDQAFKYWDFGHIDPTGEQQGVDAKGNVILYTAGDLAATMALNVDLKVLSANGLYDFVTPFYQTVLDLQQMPLEDPKVRQNLSARFYPSGHMVYLDGGSRTTLKHDLAQMYESTVRDTAAVMRIRALQEKKRA, from the coding sequence ATGAGCATCGATTCGACTTCCTCCGGCGGCGCGCAGCCGCTCCATCACGGCGCGAACGGCTCGGTTCACGCGCCGCCGCCGGTCATCGTCGCGCCGAAGGACGACGGCGACCAGCCGTTCTTCGATCCGGTCGCCTACGGCAACGGCCCCGACGATTCGGTGACGGACACCACCGAGGCCGCCGCGATCACGCACCACACGGTCCGGATCGACGGCCGCACGATCGCGTACACGGCCGCGGCGGGCCATCTCGTGACCGTCGATCCGAGCAGCTCGCAGCCGGATGCGAAGATCTTCTACGTCGCGTTCACGCAGGACGGCCAGCAGGAGCAAACGCGCCCCGTCACGTTCTTCTACAACGGCGGGCCGGGCTCGTCGGCCGTGTTCGTGCTGCTCGGCTCGTTCGCGCCGCGGCGCATCCGCACGTCGATGCCGAGCTTCACGCCGCCCGCGCCGTACCGGATGGAAGACAACCCGGACAGCCTGCTCGACAAGAGCGATCTCGTGTTCATCAACCCGGTCGGCACCGGCTATTCGGCGGCGATCGCGCCGCGCAAGAACCGCGATTTCTGGGGCGTCGATCAGGACGCGAACTCGATCAAGCAGTTCATCAAGCGCTATCTGACGAAGCACAACCGGTGGAATTCGCCGAAGTACCTGTTCGGCGAATCGTACGGCACCGCGCGCAGCTGCGTGCTCGCGTACAAGCTGCACGAGGACGGCGTCGACCTGAACGGGATCACGCTGCAGTCGTCGATTCTCGATTACCGGCAGGCGGGCAATCCGGTAGGCGCGCTGCCCACCGCGGCGGCCGACGCGTGGTATCACAAGCGGCTCGGCGTCGCGCCGACGCCGACCGATCTCGGCGCGTTCGTGGAGGAGGTCGCGCAGTTCGCGCGCACCGACTATCTCGGCGCGCTGCGCAAGTTCCCGCAGGCCGATGCGGCCGTCGTCAAGAAGCTGTCCGACTACACCGGCATCGACACGACGACGTTGCTGTCGTGGAGCCTCGACATCGCGGGCTACGACGCGCGCGGCAACGCGCTGTTCCTCACGACGCTGCTGAAGGCACAAGGCCTCGCGCTCGGCGCGTACGACGGCCGCGTGACGGGAATCGAATCGGGGATCGCGGGCCGGATCGATCCGAACTCGGGCGGCAACGATCCGACGATGACGGCTGTGTCGGGCGTCTACACGGCGATGTGGAATACGTACCTGAACGAGCAGTTGAAGTACACGTCGAACTCGTCGTTCACCGACCTGAACGACCAGGCATTCAAGTACTGGGACTTCGGCCACATCGATCCGACGGGCGAACAGCAGGGCGTCGACGCGAAGGGCAACGTGATCCTGTACACGGCGGGCGATCTCGCCGCGACGATGGCGCTCAACGTCGATCTGAAGGTGCTGTCGGCGAACGGGCTCTACGATTTCGTCACGCCGTTCTACCAGACGGTGCTCGATCTGCAGCAGATGCCGCTCGAGGACCCGAAGGTGCGGCAGAACCTGTCCGCGCGCTTCTATCCGTCCGGACACATGGTGTACCTCGACGGCGGCTCGCGCACCACGCTCAAGCACGACCTCGCGCAGATGTACGAATCGACGGTGCGCGACACCGCGGCGGTGATGCGCATTCGCGCGTTGCAGGAGAAAAAGCGCGCGTAG
- a CDS encoding DNA-binding protein, producing MRGGLHAAPGRRRGRGRAHRMRRRAGCGVAALDVGGGCRDSDGANGANGANGANGANGANGANGANGANGANGANGANGANGANGTNGTNGTNGAAGADTGRGGSVALAHRERRAAAGGGAIFATAATGPSNGRHATDEGNRRRQPTKARDACRAPSPRERRGDDGFESPARRMRRGRRRNGASRPLR from the coding sequence GTGCGCGGCGGCTTGCACGCCGCGCCTGGGCGCCGCCGCGGCCGCGGGCGCGCGCATCGAATGCGGCGGCGCGCAGGTTGCGGCGTTGCGGCGCTTGACGTTGGAGGGGGCTGCCGGGATTCTGACGGCGCGAACGGCGCGAACGGCGCGAACGGCGCGAACGGCGCGAACGGCGCGAACGGCGCGAACGGCGCGAACGGCGCGAACGGCGCGAACGGCGCGAACGGCGCGAACGGCGCGAACGGCGCGAACGGCACGAACGGCACGAACGGCACGAACGGCGCGGCTGGAGCCGACACCGGCCGCGGCGGTTCGGTGGCGCTGGCGCATCGTGAACGGCGCGCGGCGGCGGGTGGCGGTGCGATCTTCGCGACAGCGGCGACAGGGCCGAGCAACGGACGACACGCAACCGACGAAGGCAACCGACGGCGGCAACCGACGAAGGCGCGCGACGCATGCCGCGCACCATCGCCGCGCGAGCGGCGCGGCGACGATGGTTTCGAATCACCGGCGCGCCGGATGCGGCGAGGCCGGCGCCGCAACGGCGCGTCGCGGCCGTTGCGGTGA
- a CDS encoding S53 family peptidase: protein MARHLHAGNESHLVAESTCIGPCDPAETIHVVVMLRRQQEQHLDSLLQGLASGDPGVKPVSREAFAQRFGAHPDDVMKVEAFAQQRGLAVARVDPVESLVVLSGTIAQFEAAFGVKLERFEHRSIGQYRGRTGDITLPDELHGIVTAVLGLDDRPQARPHFRLRPTFLPARAPAVTYTPPQLAALYDFPPGDGAGQCIAIVELGGGYRPAEIQQYFGGLGLARQPKLVDVSVGAGRNAPTGDPSGPDGEVALDIEIAGAIAPGATIAVYFAQNSDAGFIQAVNQAVHDTTNRPSVVSISWGAAEANWTSQSIQAFDSVLQSAAALGVTVCAASGDDGSNDGLQDGTNHVDFPASSPYVLACGGTRLDALPGQGIRSEVVWNDEAAGGGVSAVFDVPQWQSGLSATLAQGGGASPLAKRGVPDVAGDVSPATGYEVFVAGTSTVMGGTSAVAPLWAALVARINAAAGSPAGWINPKLYRNAGALHDISVGDNGAYAATPGWDACTGLGSPDGAKVAAALKGGAAG from the coding sequence ATGGCAAGGCATCTTCACGCCGGCAACGAATCGCATCTCGTCGCCGAATCCACGTGCATCGGGCCGTGCGATCCGGCCGAGACGATTCATGTAGTGGTGATGTTGCGGCGACAGCAAGAGCAGCACCTCGATTCATTGTTGCAGGGCCTCGCGAGCGGCGATCCGGGCGTGAAGCCTGTCTCGCGCGAGGCGTTCGCCCAGCGTTTCGGCGCGCATCCCGACGACGTCATGAAAGTCGAGGCATTCGCGCAGCAGCGCGGCCTCGCGGTCGCGCGCGTCGATCCGGTCGAGAGCCTCGTCGTGCTGTCGGGCACGATCGCGCAGTTCGAGGCGGCCTTCGGCGTGAAGCTCGAGCGCTTCGAGCATCGGTCGATCGGCCAGTATCGCGGCCGCACGGGCGATATCACGCTGCCCGACGAGTTGCACGGCATCGTCACCGCGGTGCTCGGGCTCGACGATCGCCCGCAGGCCCGGCCGCATTTCCGGCTGCGGCCGACTTTTCTGCCCGCGCGCGCGCCGGCCGTCACCTACACGCCGCCGCAGCTCGCGGCCCTCTACGATTTCCCGCCCGGCGACGGCGCGGGCCAGTGCATCGCGATCGTCGAGCTCGGCGGCGGCTATCGGCCGGCCGAGATCCAGCAGTATTTCGGCGGCCTCGGGCTCGCGCGGCAGCCGAAGCTCGTCGACGTGAGCGTCGGCGCGGGGCGCAACGCGCCGACGGGCGATCCGAGCGGGCCGGACGGCGAAGTCGCGCTCGATATCGAGATCGCGGGCGCGATCGCGCCCGGCGCGACGATTGCCGTCTATTTCGCGCAGAACAGCGACGCCGGCTTCATCCAGGCGGTCAATCAGGCGGTGCACGACACGACGAACCGGCCCTCCGTCGTGTCGATCAGTTGGGGCGCGGCGGAGGCGAACTGGACGTCGCAATCGATCCAGGCCTTCGATAGCGTGCTGCAGTCGGCCGCGGCGCTCGGCGTGACCGTGTGCGCGGCGTCCGGCGATGACGGCTCGAACGACGGCCTGCAGGACGGCACGAATCACGTCGATTTCCCAGCATCGAGCCCGTACGTGCTCGCGTGCGGCGGCACGCGGCTCGACGCGCTGCCGGGGCAGGGCATCCGTAGCGAAGTGGTGTGGAACGACGAGGCGGCGGGCGGCGGCGTCAGCGCCGTGTTCGACGTGCCGCAGTGGCAGAGCGGCCTGAGCGCGACGCTCGCGCAGGGTGGCGGCGCGTCGCCGCTCGCGAAGCGCGGCGTGCCGGACGTCGCGGGCGATGTGTCGCCCGCGACGGGCTACGAGGTGTTCGTCGCGGGCACGTCGACGGTGATGGGCGGCACGAGCGCCGTCGCACCGCTGTGGGCCGCGCTCGTCGCGCGGATCAATGCGGCGGCGGGCAGCCCCGCGGGCTGGATCAACCCGAAGCTGTACCGGAACGCGGGCGCGCTGCACGACATCTCGGTGGGCGATAACGGCGCGTATGCGGCGACGCCGGGCTGGGACGCGTGCACGGGGCTCGGCAGCCCGGACGGCGCGAAGGTCGCGGCGGCGCTGAAAGGCGGCGCGGCGGGCTGA